One segment of Falco rusticolus isolate bFalRus1 chromosome 3, bFalRus1.pri, whole genome shotgun sequence DNA contains the following:
- the PPCS gene encoding phosphopantothenate--cysteine ligase has protein sequence MFYLAAAVSDFYIPASEMPEHKIQSSEGPLQITMKMVPKMLSPLVKEWAPEAFVISFKLETDPLILIDKSRQALEKYRHQVVVANILESRRTSVIIVTKDSQTPLSLSDEEIAQGMEIEEKIVSYLQGQHTAFIEKKV, from the exons ATGTTTTACCTGGCTGCTGCCGTGTCGGATTTCTACATCCCGGCCTCGGAGATGCCCGAGCACAAGATCCAGTCCTCCGAGGGGCCCCTGCAG ATCACAATGAAGATGGTGCCAAAAATGCTGTCTCCTCTCGTCAAAGAATGGGCCCCAGAGGCAtttgttatttcctttaaaCTGGAGACCGATCCCTTGATCTTAATTGATAAATCACGGCAGGCTCTGGAGAAATACCGTCACCAGGTGGTGGTAGCAAATATCCTGGAGTCGCGGAGAACCTCTGTTATTATTGTAACCAAAGACTCACAGACTCCGTTATCTCTTTCTGATGAGGAAATAGCACAAGGCATGGAAATAGAGGAAAAGATAGTGAGCTATCTTCAGGGCCAACATACTGCATTTATAGAGAAAAAAGTCTGA